TTCGGGTGGTACGGATAGTTCGCTTCCGTCGTGATGCCTCCATTGGAGACGACGTAGGAGAATGCTCGGTCTTGCATACCTCCGCGACATCCAGCATCGTAGTGGTCACAGGCAAACAGTTGTTGCTCCGACAAAGATATCAGGCTCCCCTTTACGATCTTGTTGATGCCTTCTATCGATGCTATTGCAGAGAATGCCCAGCAAGATCCTGCATGTTCCATGCACCGAAACGGAGTAGAGCATAGGCGAAAGGGCCACGACAAGCCCTCAAAGAATTAATTGGATGGGACTGGAAGAGTTGCAGGAGTCGTCCTAACCGCACGAATATTGGTCCTTGACAGGGGTCACTGCTCCCTCATTCCGCCAATCGATGCTGCTGGGAGCAGTCACATTCGCGTACTGGAAAGGCTTCAATCCAGGATAAGAGCTGTCTGATGGACTCAGTCCGGTGGTGGTGTAGGTAGCAAGGAATTCTTCCTCGGTGAGGTCTGCGAAGCCGTTGAGGCCGACGGTGTAGCTGCGGTTCCCGGCTTGGCGGAACGCGTTCACGTAGTCCAGGTTCCTGGTGAACACCCCAAGGCGATAtgacttctcggattcgttcgCGTAAGTTCGCCCGTACTGAGCTATCCACTGCTCGAACATGTCGACGGCAGTCATTGGACTGGTGCCGGAGACCGCTGACCAGCGCCACGAGCCACAGAGAAGGAAGAAAAGCGCTGCAATCT
The window above is part of the Musa acuminata AAA Group cultivar baxijiao chromosome BXJ2-6, Cavendish_Baxijiao_AAA, whole genome shotgun sequence genome. Proteins encoded here:
- the LOC135613849 gene encoding zingipain-2-like; translation: MASAFKIAALFFLLCGSWRWSAVSGTSPMTAVDMFEQWIAQYGRTYANESEKSYRLGVFTRNLDYVNAFRQAGNRSYTVGLNGFADLTEEEFLATYTTTGLSPSDSSYPGLKPFQYANVTAPSSIDWRNEGAVTPVKDQYSCGSCWAFSAIASIEGINKIVKGSLISLSEQQLFACDHYDAGCRGGMQDRAFSYVVSNGGITTEANYPYHPNVSTCNSTKQSDHAVSITGYAMVPTNNETLLMNAVANQPVSVAVDAHTFQFYKGGIFDGPCATNLNHVVTFVGYGTDENGVAYWIAKNSWGASWGDHGYILFKKDVSQKEGQCGLTLWASYPII